Proteins co-encoded in one Prunus persica cultivar Lovell chromosome G6, Prunus_persica_NCBIv2, whole genome shotgun sequence genomic window:
- the LOC18772389 gene encoding UBP1-associated protein 2B → MAKITKTKKRRLIKTSDKTIEKKPKTQNPKQKFEEKEEREEEHPNPNQKQPQSDSDSGSVSDSDSDSSESDVENLPELLQAYTKDQLIELIVEAASKDSALFNRIRDAADGDVSHRKIFIHGLGWDTTRETLVAAFEPFGEIEECNLVLDKATGKAKGYGFVLFKTRRGAAKALKNPKKNISNRIASCQLASVGPANNNTTTSSSSFNAQSDSASRKIYVSSVPHDVDGEKLRIFFAKFGEIETGPMGFDSQTGKCKGFALFLYKTVEGAKKALEEPFKVFEGHQLQCQKAAEGSKNKNSAVAPPQGQMQQPTLAAVAAAQNMALFGQHPNLNPLYGGLMGNVGGGFVPGSANPGMVARALNPGIMGGALNPSVIPVSQVGQVGAGVGGYSGGSHGLVNLGGGSHGLVSLGGGSHGLSNPSLLGAYGTSGSLPMLQGLQHVYPNTQVQQPGSGRPQRAGGSFAGYTSYM, encoded by the exons ATGGCGAAGATCACAAAAACGAAGAAGCGCAGGCTCATCAAAACATCCGACAAAACCATTgagaaaaaacccaaaacccaaaaccccaagCAAAAAttcgaagaaaaagaagaaagagaagaagagcaCCCTAACCCTAACCAGAAACAACCCCAATCCGATTCCGATTCCGGTTCCGTCTCGGACTCAGACTCAGACTCGTCCGAGTCCGACGTAGAGAACCTCCCTGAACTACTCCAAGCCTACACCAAGGACCAGCTCATCGAGCTCATCGTCGAAGCGGCCTCCAAGGACTCGGCCCTCTTCAACCGCATTCGGGATGCTGCAGACGGCGACGTTTCGCATCGAAAGATCTTCATCCACGGCCTCGGTTGGGACACCACGCGCGAAACCCTTGTCGCTGCCTTCGAACCCTTTGGCGAGATCGAGGAATGCAATTTGGTGTTGGACAAGGCCACGGGCAAGGCAAAAGGCTATGGCTTCGTCCTCTTCAAAACGCGCCGTGGAGCCGCCAAGGCGTTGAAGAACCCTAAGAAGAACATCAGCAATAGAATCGCTTCCTGTCAGTTGGCCTCGGTGGGTCCGGCCAACAACAACACGACGACTTCTTCGTCGTCATTTAACGCTCAATCGGACTCGGCATCGAGAAAAATATACGTGAGCAGCGTGCCGCATGATGTTGATGGTGAGaaattgagaattttttttgctaaATTTGGGGAAATCGAAACTGGGCCAATGGGTTTCGATTCGCAGACCGGAAAATGTAAGGGTTTCGCTCTGTTCCTGTACAAGACTGTGGAGGGTGCGAAGAAGGCTCTTGAAGAACCCTTCAAGGTGTTTGAAGGGCACCAATTGCAATGCCAGAAGGCGGCCGAAGGTTCGAAGAACAAGAACTCAGCTGTGGCGCCCCCGCAAGGGCAAATGCAGCAGCCGACACTGGCTGCTGTAGCAGCAGCGCAGAATATGGCTTTGTTCGGTCAGCATCCGAACCTTAACCCATTGTACGGTGGATTAATGGGCAATGTGGGTGGTGGGTTTGTTCCTGGGTCTGCCAACCCGGGTATGGTGGCCCGAGCATTGAACCCGGGTATAATGGGAGGGGCATTGAACCCAAGTGTTATTCCGGTAAGCCAAGTGGGCCAGGTGGGTGCTGGTGTTGGTGGGTACAGTGGAGGGTCTCATGGGTTGGTCAATTTAGGTGGAGGGTCTCATGGGTTGGTCAGTTTGGGTGGAGGATCTCATGGGTTGAGTAACCCCTCATTGCTTGGTGCATATGGGACGAGTGGGTCTCTTCCTATGCTCCAGGGTCTGCAGCACGTTTACCCAAATACGCAGGTTCAGCAGCCGGGTTCTGGTAGGCCTCAGAGGGCTGGTGGGTCATTCGCTGGGTATACATCATATATGTG A
- the LOC18772111 gene encoding transcription factor TGA1 isoform X1, protein MNSPSTQFVTSRRMGAYEPIHQISMWEESFKSNGNFNASASMIVDADTKLDNQSEDASHGILGPSSKYDQEATKPTDKVQRRLAQNREAARKSRMRKKAYVQQLETSRLKLIQLEQELDRARQQQGIYIGSGLDASPLGFSGTINSGVTTFEMEYGHWVEEQNRQINELRTALHAHISDIELRFLVDSGMSHYFELFSMKLTAAKADVFYVMSGMWKTSAERFFSWIGGFRPSEILKVLQPHLDPLTDQQVLDVYNLRQSCQQAEDALSQGMDKLQLTLADTVAAGQLGEGSYVPQMANAMQKLEELVSFVQQADNLRRGTLQQMSCILTIRQAARGLLALGEYFQRLRALSSLWATRPREPA, encoded by the exons ATGAATTCTCCATCCACCCAGTTTGTCACCTCAAGAAGGATGGGGGCCTATGAGCCTATCCACCAGATTAGCATGTGGGAGGAAAGCTTTAAGAGTAATGGTAATTTTAATGCCTCAGCATCAATGATAGTTGATGCAGACACAAAACTAGATAATCAG TCAGAGGATGCTTCTCATGGAATCCTGGGGCCTTCTAGCAAGTATGACCAAGAAGCAACTAAACCTACAGACAAG GTGCAAAGACGTCTTGCACAAAATCGGGAGGCTGCTCGTAAAAGTCGGATGCGAAAGAAG GCCTATGTTCAGCAGTTAGAAACAAGTCGTTTGAAGCTTATTCAATTAGAGCAAGAGCTTGACCGAGCAAGACAACAG CAGGGTATTTATATTGGCAGTGGACTGGATGCTAGTCCTCTAGGATTCTCGGGCACTATAAACTCAG GTGTAACAACATTTGAGATGGAGTATGGACACTGGGTGGAAGAACAAAATAGGCAAATTAATGAACTGAGGACTGCTTTGCATGCTCATATAAGTGATATAGAGCTTCGATTCCTTGTGGATAGTGGCATGAGTCACTATTTTGAACTTTTCAGCATGAAATTAACTGCCGCAAAAGCTGACGTATTCTATGTGATGTCTGGGATGTGGAAAACATCAGCTGAACGGTTTTTCTCGTGGATTGGAGGGTTTCGCCCTTCAGAGATTCTTAAG GTTCTTCAGCCTCACCTTGACCCCTTGACAGACCAACAAGTTTTGGATGTTTACAATCTTAGGCAATCATGTCAACAAGCAGAAGATGCTCTTTCGCAAGGTATGGATAAACTCCAGCTCACTCTGGCTGACACTGTGGCAGCTGGTCAACTGGGTGAAGGTAGTTATGTGCCACAGATGGCTAATGCCATGCAGAAATTGGAAGAGCTCGTTAGCTTTGTGCAACAG GCTGATAATCTTCGGCGAGGGACCTTACAGCAGATGTCGTGCATCCTAACAATCCGCCAGGCAGCTCGCGGCCTTCTTGCCTTGGGGGAGTACTTCCAACGCCTTCGGGCTTTGAGCTCGCTCTGGGCTACTCGTCCTCGTGAGCCTGCCTAA
- the LOC18772111 gene encoding transcription factor TGA1 isoform X2 codes for MNSPSTQFVTSRRMGAYEPIHQISMWEESFKSNGNFNASASMIVDADTKLDNQSEDASHGILGPSSKYDQEATKPTDKVQRRLAQNREAARKSRMRKKAYVQQLETSRLKLIQLEQELDRARQQGIYIGSGLDASPLGFSGTINSGVTTFEMEYGHWVEEQNRQINELRTALHAHISDIELRFLVDSGMSHYFELFSMKLTAAKADVFYVMSGMWKTSAERFFSWIGGFRPSEILKVLQPHLDPLTDQQVLDVYNLRQSCQQAEDALSQGMDKLQLTLADTVAAGQLGEGSYVPQMANAMQKLEELVSFVQQADNLRRGTLQQMSCILTIRQAARGLLALGEYFQRLRALSSLWATRPREPA; via the exons ATGAATTCTCCATCCACCCAGTTTGTCACCTCAAGAAGGATGGGGGCCTATGAGCCTATCCACCAGATTAGCATGTGGGAGGAAAGCTTTAAGAGTAATGGTAATTTTAATGCCTCAGCATCAATGATAGTTGATGCAGACACAAAACTAGATAATCAG TCAGAGGATGCTTCTCATGGAATCCTGGGGCCTTCTAGCAAGTATGACCAAGAAGCAACTAAACCTACAGACAAG GTGCAAAGACGTCTTGCACAAAATCGGGAGGCTGCTCGTAAAAGTCGGATGCGAAAGAAG GCCTATGTTCAGCAGTTAGAAACAAGTCGTTTGAAGCTTATTCAATTAGAGCAAGAGCTTGACCGAGCAAGACAACAG GGTATTTATATTGGCAGTGGACTGGATGCTAGTCCTCTAGGATTCTCGGGCACTATAAACTCAG GTGTAACAACATTTGAGATGGAGTATGGACACTGGGTGGAAGAACAAAATAGGCAAATTAATGAACTGAGGACTGCTTTGCATGCTCATATAAGTGATATAGAGCTTCGATTCCTTGTGGATAGTGGCATGAGTCACTATTTTGAACTTTTCAGCATGAAATTAACTGCCGCAAAAGCTGACGTATTCTATGTGATGTCTGGGATGTGGAAAACATCAGCTGAACGGTTTTTCTCGTGGATTGGAGGGTTTCGCCCTTCAGAGATTCTTAAG GTTCTTCAGCCTCACCTTGACCCCTTGACAGACCAACAAGTTTTGGATGTTTACAATCTTAGGCAATCATGTCAACAAGCAGAAGATGCTCTTTCGCAAGGTATGGATAAACTCCAGCTCACTCTGGCTGACACTGTGGCAGCTGGTCAACTGGGTGAAGGTAGTTATGTGCCACAGATGGCTAATGCCATGCAGAAATTGGAAGAGCTCGTTAGCTTTGTGCAACAG GCTGATAATCTTCGGCGAGGGACCTTACAGCAGATGTCGTGCATCCTAACAATCCGCCAGGCAGCTCGCGGCCTTCTTGCCTTGGGGGAGTACTTCCAACGCCTTCGGGCTTTGAGCTCGCTCTGGGCTACTCGTCCTCGTGAGCCTGCCTAA